Proteins encoded by one window of Vitis riparia cultivar Riparia Gloire de Montpellier isolate 1030 chromosome 11, EGFV_Vit.rip_1.0, whole genome shotgun sequence:
- the LOC117924825 gene encoding UDP-glycosyltransferase 91C1-like: MDEMKKEHQKLHIAVFPWLAFGHFLPFLHLSNHLVQMGHRISFLSTPKNLRRLSQIAPNLSSLVTMVPLPLSPVHGLPDSAESTSELPFHLVPYLKRAYDQLQLPLTEFLHNSDVNWLIYDFAPHWLPPVASRLGINSVFFSIFNASTLAFMGSPEEILRRGQQQVENLTVVPEWIPFPSTVAFTIHEVTRIQDCMDSEASDFFRLAKVIEGCRFVATRSCVELEGDSLSLLEKLYQKPVVPIGLLPTAVNDSEGDESWGSLRQWLDEKTENSVLYVSLGTELTLSQDEMNELASGIEKSGLPFIWVVKTKDDPIITGFEARVSGRGLVWANWAPQKRILAHPSVGGFLTHCGWSSVIEALGLGRVLILFPGASSDLGLVARLLEGKQVGLEVPRDKRDGSFTGDSVSKSIRRVMVEEEGEQLRRNAWAMREIFGNVKLQTKYLDEFTRVLENDSVVTKST; the protein is encoded by the coding sequence ATGGATGAGATGAAGAAGGAGCATCAGAAGCTTCACATAGCTGTGTTCCCATGGCTGGCATTTGGCCACTTCTTGCCTTTTCTTCATCTCTCCAACCACTTAGTTCAAATGGGTCACCGCATTTCCTTCCTCTCCACCCCTAAAAACCTTCGTCGCCTCTCTCAAATTGCTCCAAATTTATCCTCGCTTGTAACCATGGTGCCACTGCCTCTGTCTCCCGTCCATGGCTTGCCCGACTCCGCCGAGTCCACCTCCGAGTTGCCCTTCCACCTAGTCCCCTATCTGAAACGAGCCTACGACCAGCTCCAACTCCCTCTCACTGAGTTTCTACACAACTCCGATGTCAACTGGCTCATCTATGACTTTGCTCCTCACTGGTTGCCCCCAGTCGCCTCTCGACTCGGTATCAACTCAGTCTTCTTCAGCATTTTCAATGCCAGCACACTCGCTTTCATGGGCTCGCCGGAGGAGATTCTCCGCCGCGGTCAACAGCAGGTGGAGAACTTAACCGTGGTTCCTGAGTGGATCCCGTTTCCGTCCACCGTCGCTTTCACGATCCACGAGGTGACCCGCATCCAGGACTGCATGGACTCGGAAGCTTCCGATTTCTTCCGATTGGCAAAGGTGATTGAAGGCTGCCGATTCGTAGCTACCAGGAGCTGCGTCGAGTTAGAGGGTGATTCACTCAGTCTCCTCGAAAAGCTCTATCAAAAGCCTGTCGTTCCGATAGGGTTGCTTCCGACGGCGGTGAACGACAGCGAGGGAGACGAGAGCTGGGGCTCGTTAAGACAATGGCTTGACGAGAAAACCGAAAACTCCGTCCTTTACGTTTCACTCGGTACTGAGTTGACTCTGAGTCAGGACGAAATGAACGAGTTGGCATCTGGAATAGAGAAATCCGGCTTACCCTTCATTTGGGTGGTTAAAACCAAAGATGATCCGATTATAACCGGGTTTGAGGCTCGGGTTTCAGGTCGTGGTTTAGTTTGGGCCAATTGGGCTCCACAAAAGCGAATCTTGGCTCACCCATCAGTTGGTGGATTCTTGACCCACTGTGGTTGGAGCTCCGTGATTGAGGCTCTCGGGTTGGGTCGGGTGCTGATTCTTTTCCCCGGGGCTTCTTCAGATCTCGGGTTGGTGGCAAGACTCCTTGAAGGCAAGCAAGTCGGGTTGGAAGTACCGAGGGACAAGCGAGATGGATCATTTACAGGCGACTCAGTGAGTAAGTCAATAAGACGAGTTATGGTGGAAGAAGAAGGAGAGCAACTTAGGAGAAATGCATGGGCAATGAGGGAAATCTTTGGAAATGTGAAGTTGCAAACCAAATATTTAGATGAGTTCACTCGGGTGCTTGAAAATGACTCAGTAGTAACTAAATCTACTTGA